AAGCCGCTCAGAAGGCCAAGGAAGCCCGCCGCAACCAGGTCAACACCGACCTGAAGGAAGTGCGGTTCCGCCTGAAGATCGACGTGCACGACTACGAGACGAAGCGCAAGCGCGCCGAGGGGTTCCTCCTCGGTGGCGACAAGGTGAAGGCGATGATCCTCTTCCGCGGTCGCGAGCAGTCGCGTCCCGAGCAGGGTGTCCGGCTCCTCCAGAAGTTCGCCGAGGAGATCGCCGAGTTCGGCGTCGTGGAGTCCCGTCCCACCCAGGACGGCCGCAACATGACGATGATCATCGCGCCCCTCAAGAACAAGTCGGACGTCAAGGGCGAGCAGAACGCCAAGCGTGCCGCAGAGAAGGCCGAGCGGAAGGCCACCGAGCACTCCGCGAAGACCAAGTCGGAGGGCGACACCACGCCCGCCGCAGCAGCTCCCGCCGACTCGTCGGCCGAGTAGGTCCTCCCAGGCCGATCCCGCGCTCGACGCGGCCCCCCATCCACCCCACGGAAAGGCACCACGATGCCCAAGCAGAAGACCCACTCCGGGTCGAAGAAGCGCTTCAAGGTCACCGGCAGCGGCAAGATCATGAAGCAGCAGGCCGGTATGCGTCACAACCTCGAGGTCAAGTCTGCCAAGCGCAAGGCCCGCCTCAACGAGGACCAGGTCCTCTCGAAGGCCGACGCCAAGAACGTCAAGAAGCTCCTCGGCCACTGAGCCGGCCCGGAACGTAAAGGAACAGACCAATGGCAAGAGTGAAGAGAGCGGTCAACGCCGCCAAGAAGCGCCGCGTCATCCTCGAGCGCGCCGAGGGCTACCGCGGCCAGCGTTCGCGCCTGTACCGCAAGGCGAAGGAGCAGGTCACCCACTCCCTCGTCTACGCGTACCGCGACCGTCACGCGAAGAAGGGCGAGTTCCGTCGCCTCTGGATCCAGCGCATCAACGCTGCGTCCCGTGCGAACGGCCTGACCTACAACCGCCTGATCCAGGGGCTCAACCTGGCCGGCGTCGAGGTCGACCGTCGCATCCTCGCCGACCTCGCGGTCAACAACGCCGAGACGTTCGCCGCGCTCGTCGAGACCGCCAAGAAGGCCCTGCCGGCCGACACCTCGGCGCCGAAGGCAGCCTGAGCCACGTCACCGTGCACCGGAACCCCCGCTCCAGACGGAGTGGGGGTTCCGTCGTTCCCAGGGGGCGGCGGCAGCGCGTCCGCCGCGACCCGGTCGTGGCCCCGGACGGACGTTCCTAGACTGAGCACGTGAGCGATCTCCTCGAGAACCCCCGTGCCGGCCGTGTCAAGGCCGTGGCCGCCCTGGCCAAGAAGGACGTCCGCGCCGAGACCGGGCTGTTCCTGCTCGAGGGGCCGCAGGCGGTGCGCGAGGCGATCGAGTACCGCCCCGAGCTCCTCCGTGAGCTCTACGTCACGCCGACGGCGGCGGCCCGCCACGGCCTCGACGACGCGCCCGTCGACACGTGGTTCGTGACGGAGCAGGTGCTCGACGCGATGGCGGACACCGTGACCCCACAGGGCGTCGTCGCGGTGTGCCAGCAGTTCCCGACGTCGGTCAAGGACGTCTTCCCCGAGGCCGGCCCGGAGGCGCGGGTCGACGCCGACACGTCGGGCGAGCTGCCCGGGCTGGTCGCGATCCTCGAGGAGGTCCGGGACCCCGGCAACGCCGGCACCATCATCCGGGCCGCCGACTCCGCGGGCGCGGACGCCGTGGTCCTGACCGGACGCAGCGTCGACCCGTACAACCCGAAGGTGGTCCGCTCGACCACCGGGTCGCTCTTCCACGTTCCGGTGTCGGTCGGGGTGACGCTCGCCGACACGGTCGAGCGGGCGCGCGGCCTCGGGTACACGATCCTGGCCGCCGACGTCTCGGGCGACGACCTGCCGGACGTGCGTGCCGACGGGATGCTCGACGGGCCGACCGTCTGGGTCTTCGGGAACGAGGCCCGCGGGCTCACCAGCGAGGACCTCGCGCTCGTGGACCGTGCCGTCAAGGTCCCGATCTACGGCCGCGCGGAGTCGATGAACCTCGCCACGGCCGCCTCGGTCTGCCTGTACGAGAGCGCGTTCGCCCAGCGGAGCCGACGCGGGGCCGCGCGGGCCTGACGACGCAGCGGCGGCCCGACGACGGCCGGACGACGGCCGTCGGGTGACCGTCCGACCGGTGCAGGACGGCGGTATCCCACGGGCCGGTAGGCTTGGCTCTCGTGTCAGAACCTCTCGAGATCAGCGAACCGGCAGTCGCCGACGCGGTCGCCGCGGCCCTCGCCGCCGTCCGCGCCACGACGACCGTCGCGGAGCTGAAGCAGGCCCGTGCCAAGCACACCGGCGAGCAGTCCACGCTCGCGCGGATGAACGCGTCGATGCGCAGCGTCCCGCCGGAGCAGAAGGCCGCGGCGGGCAAGCTCGTCGGTCAGGCCCGCGGGCAGGTCAACCAGGCGATCGCCGCCCAGGAGTCCGTGCTGGCCGAGCGTGAAGAGCGTGCGCGACTCGACGCCGAGCGGGTGGACGTCACCGCCCTGCCGTCCCGTCGGACCCCGGGTTCGCGGCACCCGCTGTCGCTCCTCAACGAGACCGTGGCGGACATCTTCGTCGGCATGGGGTGGGAGGTCGCCGAGGGTCCCGAGCTCGAGCACGAGTGGTTCAACTTCGACGCGCTGAACTTCGACCAGGACCACCCGGCCCGGGCCATGGCGGACACCGTCTTCGTCGAGCCCGTCGACCGGCACCTGCTGATGCGCACGCACACCTCGCCCGTGCAGGTGCGCTCCCTGCTCTCCCGCGAGCTCCCGCTCTACGTGATCGCCCCCGGACGCGTGTACCGCGCCGACGAACTCGACGCCACGCACCTGCCGGTCTTCACCCAGGTCGAGGGCATCGCGATCGACAAGGGCCTGACGATGGCGCACCTCCGGGGCACGCTCGAGCACTTCGCCCGGCAGGTGTTCGGCGCCGAGGCGCAGATCCGCCTGCGCCCGAACTACTTCCCGTTCACCGAGCCGAGTGCCGAGATGGACGTCTGGCAGCCGAACGCCAAGGGCGGTGCGCGCTGGGTCGAGTGGGGTGGCTGCGGCATGGTCAACCCGAACGTCCTGCGCGCCGCCGGCATCGACCCCGACGAGTACCAGGGCTTCGCCTTCGGCATGGGCATCGAGCGGACGCTGCAGTTCCGCAACGGCCTGAACGACATGCGTGACTTCCTCGAGGGCGACCTCCGCTTCTCGCAGCAGTTCGGAACGGTGGTCTGATGCGCGTCCCACTCCGCTGGCTCGGCGAGTCCGTCGACCTGCCCGACGACGTCTCCCTCGAGCACGTCCACGCCGCCCTGGTGTCGGTCGGGTTCGAGGAAGAAGCCGTGCACACCGTCGACCTGACCGGACCCGTCGTGGTCGGTCGGGTCCTCGAGCGCGTGCCCGAGCCGCAGAAGAACGGCAAGACGATCAACTGGTGCCAGGTGGACGTCGGCGAGCCCGAGCCCCGCGGCATCGTCTGCGGTGCCCACAACTTCGACGTCGGCGACCTCGTCGTGGTGTCGCTGCCCGGCGCCGTGCTCCCCGGCCCGTTCCCGATCGCCGCGCGCAAGACGTACGGCCACGTGTCGGACGGCATGATCGCCTCGGCGCGTGAGCTCGGACTCGGCGACGAGCACGACGGCATCCTCCGCTTCGCCGACCTCGGCATGGACCCCGCGGTCGGGGCGGACGCGATCGCGCTCCTCGGGCTCGACGACGCCGCCGTCGAGATCAACGTGACGCCGGACCGCGGGTACGCGCTGAGCATGCGCGGTGTCGCCCGTGAGTACGCCCACGCCACCGGTGCCACCTTCTCGGACCCGGTCGACCGCGTGCTGCCCCGCACCGGCGACGGCTTCTCCGTCACCGTCGACGACGACGCTCCGATCCGCGGCCGTGTCGGTGCGCACACCTTCGTGACCCGGGTCGTGCGGGGCGTCGACGCCGCCCGGCCGACGCCGGCGTGGATGGTCGCGCGCCTCACCCTGGCCGGGGTGCGCTCGATCTCGCTGCCGGTCGACGTCACGAACTACGTGATGCTCGAGCTCGGCCAGCCGCTGCACGGGTACGACCTGTCGACGGTGCAGGGCGGCCTGACGGTCCGTCGCGCCACCGCGGGGGAGCGCCTGACGACCCTCGACGGCGTCGAGCGCGCGCTCGACGCCGAGGACCTCGTGATCGCCGACGACGCCGGCGCGGTCGGCCTCGCCGGCGTGATGGGCGGCGCCCGCACCGAGATCACCGCGGCGACCACGGACGTGCTCGTCGAGGCCGCCGGCTTCGACCAGGTCTCGATCGCCCGCACCGCCCGCCGGCACAAGCTCCCGAGCGAGGCGTCCCGTCGCTTCGAGCGCGGCGTCGACCCCCTCGTGGCCGAAGCCGCCGCGAACCGTGCGGTCGAGCTCCTCGTCGACCTCGCCGGTGGGACCCCGGACCAGCTCGGTTCGACGCTCGTCGACGACGCACCGCGTCCGACGGTCTCGATGCGACTCGGTCGCGCGGCCGAGCTGATCGGCGTCGCGTACACCGACGCCGAGGTCCTCGACACGCTCCGTGCGGTCGGCTGCACGGTCGACGTCGACGGGGACCTGCTCGCCGTCACGCCGCCCACGTGGCGACCCGACCTGGTGGACGACGTCTCCCTCGTCGAGGAGATCGCCCGCGTCGTCGGGTACGACCGCATCCCGAGCGTGCTCCCCGTCGCCCCGCCCGGACGAGGACTGACGCCGCACCAGCAGGCGCGACGTCGGGTCTCCGCCGGACTCGCGGCAGCCGGGCTCACCGAGGTCGTCACCGCGCCGTTCGTCTCCGCCGCCACGGCAGCGGCCTACCCGGGCATCGACGCCGACGGCGGCCCGAGCGTCGTCCTCGCGAACGCGCTCGACAGCGCCCAGGACCGCCTCCGCCGGAGCGGTGTCCCGGCGCTCGTCGACGTCGCGCGGCGCAACGTCTCCCGCGGGCTCGTCGACGTCGCCGTGTACGAGACGTCGCGGGTCTTCCTCCCGACGGCGGACCTCGTGCTCGGCACGACCGACGTCCCGGTCGGGGCAGCCCGTCCGACGAACGAGACCCTCCGCGCGCTGGACGCCGCCCTGCCGGCCCAGCCCTTCCACGTGAGCGCGCTGCTCGTGGGCAACGCGGTCGTCAAGCAGCCCGGCACGGCGCCCGAGCCGTTCGGCGTCGCCG
The sequence above is drawn from the Curtobacterium sp. L6-1 genome and encodes:
- the infC gene encoding translation initiation factor IF-3, whose product is MKELRITDPRTNDRIRVPEVRLVGPQGEQVGVVPIAVALRLAQEAELDLVEVAPNSKPPVAKIMDYGKFKYEAAQKAKEARRNQVNTDLKEVRFRLKIDVHDYETKRKRAEGFLLGGDKVKAMILFRGREQSRPEQGVRLLQKFAEEIAEFGVVESRPTQDGRNMTMIIAPLKNKSDVKGEQNAKRAAEKAERKATEHSAKTKSEGDTTPAAAAPADSSAE
- the pheT gene encoding phenylalanine--tRNA ligase subunit beta, with amino-acid sequence MRVPLRWLGESVDLPDDVSLEHVHAALVSVGFEEEAVHTVDLTGPVVVGRVLERVPEPQKNGKTINWCQVDVGEPEPRGIVCGAHNFDVGDLVVVSLPGAVLPGPFPIAARKTYGHVSDGMIASARELGLGDEHDGILRFADLGMDPAVGADAIALLGLDDAAVEINVTPDRGYALSMRGVAREYAHATGATFSDPVDRVLPRTGDGFSVTVDDDAPIRGRVGAHTFVTRVVRGVDAARPTPAWMVARLTLAGVRSISLPVDVTNYVMLELGQPLHGYDLSTVQGGLTVRRATAGERLTTLDGVERALDAEDLVIADDAGAVGLAGVMGGARTEITAATTDVLVEAAGFDQVSIARTARRHKLPSEASRRFERGVDPLVAEAAANRAVELLVDLAGGTPDQLGSTLVDDAPRPTVSMRLGRAAELIGVAYTDAEVLDTLRAVGCTVDVDGDLLAVTPPTWRPDLVDDVSLVEEIARVVGYDRIPSVLPVAPPGRGLTPHQQARRRVSAGLAAAGLTEVVTAPFVSAATAAAYPGIDADGGPSVVLANALDSAQDRLRRSGVPALVDVARRNVSRGLVDVAVYETSRVFLPTADLVLGTTDVPVGAARPTNETLRALDAALPAQPFHVSALLVGNAVVKQPGTAPEPFGVADALDVARTVAWAVGVELTVAQTSHPSLHPGRAASLLVGDTVVGVAGELLPERAADADLPRVVAVVELDLDALVAAAPDVVEVAAIVSYPAATQDLSLVVDAAVPAGDVLAEVRAGAGDLLEYARLVDDYRGTGMDEGQKSLTFALRFRATDRTLTAAEASEARDGAVRRAGERFGATLRD
- the pheS gene encoding phenylalanine--tRNA ligase subunit alpha; the encoded protein is MSEPLEISEPAVADAVAAALAAVRATTTVAELKQARAKHTGEQSTLARMNASMRSVPPEQKAAAGKLVGQARGQVNQAIAAQESVLAEREERARLDAERVDVTALPSRRTPGSRHPLSLLNETVADIFVGMGWEVAEGPELEHEWFNFDALNFDQDHPARAMADTVFVEPVDRHLLMRTHTSPVQVRSLLSRELPLYVIAPGRVYRADELDATHLPVFTQVEGIAIDKGLTMAHLRGTLEHFARQVFGAEAQIRLRPNYFPFTEPSAEMDVWQPNAKGGARWVEWGGCGMVNPNVLRAAGIDPDEYQGFAFGMGIERTLQFRNGLNDMRDFLEGDLRFSQQFGTVV
- the rplT gene encoding 50S ribosomal protein L20; this encodes MARVKRAVNAAKKRRVILERAEGYRGQRSRLYRKAKEQVTHSLVYAYRDRHAKKGEFRRLWIQRINAASRANGLTYNRLIQGLNLAGVEVDRRILADLAVNNAETFAALVETAKKALPADTSAPKAA
- the rpmI gene encoding 50S ribosomal protein L35 translates to MPKQKTHSGSKKRFKVTGSGKIMKQQAGMRHNLEVKSAKRKARLNEDQVLSKADAKNVKKLLGH
- a CDS encoding TrmH family RNA methyltransferase, producing MSDLLENPRAGRVKAVAALAKKDVRAETGLFLLEGPQAVREAIEYRPELLRELYVTPTAAARHGLDDAPVDTWFVTEQVLDAMADTVTPQGVVAVCQQFPTSVKDVFPEAGPEARVDADTSGELPGLVAILEEVRDPGNAGTIIRAADSAGADAVVLTGRSVDPYNPKVVRSTTGSLFHVPVSVGVTLADTVERARGLGYTILAADVSGDDLPDVRADGMLDGPTVWVFGNEARGLTSEDLALVDRAVKVPIYGRAESMNLATAASVCLYESAFAQRSRRGAARA